A DNA window from Trypanosoma brucei brucei TREU927 chromosome 10, whole genome shotgun sequence contains the following coding sequences:
- a CDS encoding pre-mRNA splicing factor ATP-dependent RNA helicase, putative → MSDELCVLRKLQLIYSKNELYHRLEHVLGRPESAAEAEGLYDDVEGLVSLFAEANEKKRDSDDLKEVSAEERNKSLVDALDSAINGDENDEPPIQLSQLQDLACLMRSLLGDIDWSKCLAAGALAIVEQERREIEETLRQKILQEEEARRDANEGGDSAAGRQRTLQDLSVDPAERRAAMKVRAEEKMQLAQLVRTGLLDESELLQVKTDDEDVEQVELNEEEPLFLRGLVRHKPINYRALLPSEQLMRASTPAQREAIIARRVVQQACAEEIETNTMKRAALAQQQRNKERQILQAKERRQQRLAEQARGFYEPNDAADRKEEGDDEEGNNEEDGTHYKGNTFLDRELLERPEEHLHRGGLGRGSRSALPPWMKHSFGEKPRFGMMETSESLAEQRRSLPIYAFRDRFLQHVDAHAVTVLVGETGSGKTTQIPQYLVEHGYGKNGVVCCTQPRRVAAETLAIRVAEEYGCRLGEEVGYTVRFRDVTSSLTCIKYMTDGMLLREALLDDSFQRYSVIILDEAHERSVNTDLLFAIVRNATHKRPTLKVIVTSATLEREKFCSYFNVHDVFFIEGRTFPVDTYFLAEPTEDYLDCALKTVMKLHLEEPPGDVLVFLTGQEEIEFGGDRLFRWMERLRGLSDLPVPDMLILPLTATLPQDVQSRVFEPTPPHCRKVVLATNVAETSITISNLSYVVDSGYSKQNVFDPKTGMEQLKIMPISQAQARQRAGRAGRIGPGKCFRMYTEIQFRQDMDPATVPDIQRSNLFHVVLQLKAMGINDLFALDLMDPPPQETLVTALQKLRYLEALDEDGLLTPLGGRMAHLPIDPSHSKTLLTAVDLGCSEPVLTIVSMLAAQKRGVFYRPRDQHEAADAAKRQFHQPEGDHITLLAVYDAWVANGLSENWCKRNFLKHRMLMEARDTRDQLSEMLRKRHTNIEHHNDSSLTEVRRAITAGYFFNAARRITDVAYATLAERREVYVHPSSCLRDTPPKYLLYNEVQLTSREYMREILAIEPRWLVELAPAFYSKPRKGKLTKEQRAERLNPILRAWESGNSWRISKQRRRR, encoded by the coding sequence ATGAGCGATGAGTTATGTGTGCTGAGGAAATTGCAACTCATTTACAGCAAAAATGAGCTGTACCACAGGCTAGAGCACGTGCTTGGTAGGCCGGAGAGTGCGGCGGAGGCAGAGGGACTTTATGATGACGTGGAGGGgcttgtttctcttttcgctgaggcgaatgaaaaaaaacgggaTAGTGATGACTTGAAGGAAGTTTCAGCAGAGGAGAGAAACAAGTCGCTGGTTGACGCGCTTGATAGCGCTATCAATGGAGATGAGAATGATGAGCCACCCATACAGCTCTCGCAGTTGCAGGACCTTGCGTGCCTAATGCGATCACTTTTGGGTGACATCGACTGGTCGAAATGTCTCGCAGCTGGGGCACTCGCCATCGTGGAGCAGGAACGGCGGGAAATTGAAGAAACTCTCAGGCAAAAGATTCtgcaggaagaggaggccCGACGGGATGCAAACGAGGGAGGCGACAGCGCCGCCGGTAGACAAAGGACTTTGCAGGACCTTTCAGTGGACCCCGCGGAGCGCAGAGCGGCGATGAAGGTGAGAGCGGAGGAGAAAATGCAGTTGGCGCAGTTGGTACGCACCGGGTTACTGGATGAGTCGGAATTACTTCAGGTTAAGacggatgatgaggatgtgGAGCAGGTGGAGCTGAATGAAGAAGAACCCCTGTTCTTGCGTGGGTTGGTGCGACACAAACCCATCAACTACCGGGCGTTGTTGCCGTCCGAGCAGTTGATGAGGGCGAGCACACCGGCACAGCGAGAAGCCATCATTGCACGCCGCGTCGTGCAACAAGCTTGCGCCGAAGAGATTGAAACTAATACCATGAAGCGTGCTGCCTTGGCGCAGCAGCAACGTAACAAGGAGCGGCAGATTCTTCAAGCGAAGgagcggcggcagcagcggttgGCAGAGCAGGCGCGCGGTTTCTATGAACCGAATGATGCTGCTgacagaaaggaagagggagatGATGAGGAGGGTAATAACGAGGAGGATGGAACCCACTACAAGGGCAATACGTTCCTCGATCGGGAATTATTAGAGCGCCCGGAAGAACACCTCCATAGGGGCGGACTTGGCCGTGGTTCTCGTTCTGCGCTTCCACCGTGGATGAAACACAGTTTCGGGGAGAAGCCCCGCTTCGGTATGATGGAAACCTCTGAGAGCCTTGCAGAGCAGCGTCGTTCGCTGCCCATTTATGCATTTCGTGATCGGTTCCTACAGCACGTTGATGCACATGCAGTAACTGTGTTGGTGGGAGAAACTGGCAGTggcaaaacaacacaaattcCTCAGTATCTTGTTGAGCACGGTTACGGTAAGAACGGTGTTGTTTGTTGCACCCAACCCCGGCGAGTGGCGGCGGAGACACTTGCAATCCGTGTGGCCGAGGAGTACGGTTGCCGCCTCGGTGAGGAAGTCGGTTACACTGTCCGGTTTCGCGATGTCACATCTTCCCTCACGTGCATAAAGTACATGACAGACGGTATGTTGCTGCGTGAAGCCCTTCTTGATGACTCATTTCAGAGGTATAGCGTTATCATCCTCGATGAGGCACACGAGCGGTCGGTCAACACTGATTTGCTCTTTGCAATTGTACGCAACGCAACACACAAGCGGCCAACACTAAAAGTTATTGTCACTTCTGCCACACTTGAGAGGGAGAAATTCTGTTCGTACTTCAACGTCCACGATGTGTTTTTTATCGAAGGTCGCACTTTTCCTGTTGACACGTATTTCCTTGCGGAGCCAACGGAGGATTACCTCGACTGTGCTCTAAAAACTGTGATGAAGTTACATCTTGAGGAGCCACCAGGCGATGTCCTTGTATTTCTTACAGGACAAGAGGAGATTGAGTTTGGTGGTGACCGTCTCTTCCGCTGGATGGAGCGGCTTCGGGGCCTCAGTGACCTCCCGGTGCCGGACATGCTCATCCTCCCCTTAACTGCGACACTGCCACAAGATGTGCAGTCACGCGTTTTCGAGCCGACGCCGCCACATTGCAGGAAGGTCGTGCTCGCCACAAATGTCGCAGAAACTTCCATTACAATTAGTAACCTTTCTTACGTGGTGGACAGCGGGTATAGTAAGCAAAATGTGTTCGACCCGAAGACAGGGATGGAGCAACTCAAAATCATGCCCATCTCGCAAGCACAAGCGCGTCAACGGGCCGGGCGTGCAGGGCGTATTGGGCCCGGCAAGTGCTTTCGTATGTACACGGAGATTCAGTTTCGCCAGGATATGGACCCTGCCACCGTTCCTGATATTCAGCGTTCGAACTTGTTCCACGTAGTTCTGCAATTGAAGGCAATGGGAATTAATGACCTCTTCGCTCTGGACCTCATGGATCCACCTCCCCAAGAGACGCTGGTGACGGCGTTACAAAAGTTGCGCTACCTCGAGGCATTGGATGAGGATGGGCTTCTGACGCCGCTGGGAGGTCGTATGGCTCATTTGCCCATTGATCCCTCGCACAGCAAGACACTTCTTACGGCTGTCGACTTGGGTTGCAGCGAGCCCGTGCTCACCATAGTCTCTATGCTCGCAGCTCAAAAGCGTGGCGTATTTTACCGGCCGCGTGATCAACACGAGGCGGCAGATGCAGCAAAGCGGCAGTTTCACCAACCGGAGGGTGACCACATTACACTGCTTGCTGTGTACGATGCATGGGTGGCCAACGGTCTGAGCGAAAACTGGTGTAAGCGGAACTTCTTAAAACACCGCATGCTTATGGAGGCTCGCGATACCCGTGACCAACTTAGCGAAATGTTGCGGAAGCGACATACAAACATTGAGCATCATAACGACTCCTCACTTACGGAGGTGCGACGGGCCATTACCGCTGGGTACTTTTTCAATGCTGCAAGACGTATCACGGACGTGGCCTACGCCACGCTTGCGGAGCGGCGCGAGGTTTATGTTCATCCTTCGTCCTGTTTACGGGACACACCACCAAAATATCTCTTGTACAACGAGGTTCAATTAACAAGCCGCGAGTACATGCGTGAGATACTGGCCATCGAGCCACGTTGGCTTGTGGAACTCGCCCCAGCGTTTTACAGCAAACCGCGGAAGGGGAAATTAACGAAAGAGCAACGTGCCGAACGCCTTAATCCAATTCTGCGCGCATGGGAGAGCGGAAACTCGTGGAGAATCTCTAAGCAGAGGCGTCGCAGGTGA
- a CDS encoding terminal uridylyltransferase 3, putative, with protein sequence MIFFFKKRYHVFLKAPSIRLMPCSFFFFRSFIKVIFIIRCIFFSSLSGDSCPTQRSRSTLACMFTSVPVAPTVVPGVVYSSGVHEEWKEAEQKLLDGCLIHSEGDGATKQIKEKLTSRNSQSVRCDLCAKMIESRDEEQIQEHFQVHHAALSLWCREILASKDNLLHYGCIPSGHIVSCGNFVLESAATLDMGRKTFDVIERAFSQMSQVISCFVRNLVLFPFGSCVSCGCWDGVSDADFTAIGLQDMKKGKWPPEDEKKVILRLTAALRKAGFFFGELEPLVRTRVPVVRRVQKVRVPLRSHGEHDTYSVVWSNSKEFSSPPRMLVEAAISSTVERKDSDTVTFHFKDSLKAVKFFCNSAMCGPRDMEVSWKTGSQLPEMFSLDFDLSCRAQGVRNSLFLRKYFQQDPFVRTGYLFLKKWSKLYGINNAKNGYLTSYAMSILWVHFLLENGLVKFVRPADVEPIPDLSQQKMSYLPLLRDDGDGGERPSDVLKSPELTMLRGALGGLIPLFFLYYTRIRWDKVVVTLRVPGGGPPVTPDSLGWVEANEVKCGPLRDRVWYRLCIDDPYEDNFNLGRHLSPDKASFVKVQFMRALASIVAGRPQQLLVDEQKFAEETMPAYVTRLSVQGELRNLRPVTVSALRQLLIDSAGADCVAIYEASHNWETLLDMASTLNNKSKEGDDDAEGVTNNQEGEPPDHVESCEAPRRHLLCSKMHSIDDALLVAGPLGVSDANIPAGLLGVYFLARGRAFRTAEDRDNFLMHAEAVSAARARGCTTREEILERVADAIPSIVRNGTLLDDLLVSGSEENITVQSPVVVETRCAETVQRKKSKGSKKRKNAVRRGNHAGQGTCSECGASGTDLWEASDKSADDGLYCGACWKAYNCQKN encoded by the coding sequence atgatatttttttttaaaaaacgatACCACGTGTTCTTGAAAGCTCCCTCAATTCGCCTCATGccgtgctcttttttttttttccgctctTTCATCAAAGTAATTTTTATAAttcgttgtatttttttttcttctctgtcGGGTGATAGCTGCCCAACGCAAAGGTCGAGAAGTACCTTAGCTTGCATGTTCACATCGGTGCCTGTAGCTCCGACTGTAGTTCCGGGTGTGGTGTACAGCAGTGGTGTTCATGAAGAGTGGAAGGAGGCAGAGCAGAAGTTATTGGATGGTTGTCTCATACATAGTGAGGGAGACGgcgcaacaaaacaaataaaagaaaaattgacgAGTCGGAACTCTCAGAGTGTCCGTTGTGACCTTTGTGCAAAAATGATAGAAAGCCGGGATGAGGAGCAAATCCAAGAACACTTTCAGGTGCACCATGCCGCGCTCTCTCTCTGGTGCAGAGAGATTCTAGCGAGTAAAGATAATCTGCTCCATTATGGATGCATTCCTTCTGGACACATTGTCTCGTGTGGCAATTTTGTGTTGGAAAGCGCGGCAACCCTTGACATGGGCAGGAAGACGTTCGATGTAATTGAGCGTGCGTTCTCTCAAATGAGCCAAGtcatttcttgttttgttcgcAACTTagtgttatttccttttggaAGTTGCGTGTCGTGTGGTTGTTGGGACGGGGTGAGTGATGCTGATTTCACCGCAATTGGTCTGCAGGATATGAAGAAGGGTAAATGGCCACCCGAGGACGAGAAAAAAGTTATACTTCGGCTCACCGCGGCGCTGAGGAAGGcgggtttcttttttggagAGCTGGAGCCCCTTGTGCGGACCCGCGTCCCCGTTGTGCGGCGTGTTCAAAAGGTTCGGGTCCCACTGCGTTCACATGGTGAGCACGACACGTACAGCGTTGTGTGGTCGAACAGTAAGGAGTTTTCTTCTCCGCCCCGCATGTTAGTCGAGGCGGCCATTAGCTCTACGGTTGAGCGAAAAGACAGTGATACGGTAACGTTTCACTTTAAGGATAGTTTGAAGGCAGTAAAGTTCTTCTGCAATTCGGCCATGTGTGGACCACGCGACATGGAAGTTTCATGGAAGACTGGCTCACAATTGCCTGAAATGTTTTCACTTGACTTCGATTTAAGTTGTAGAGCACAAGGAGTGAGAAATAGCTTGTTTCTTCGCAAGTATTTTCAACAGGATCCTTTTGTACGGACTGGTTATTTGTTTCTGAAGAAATGGAGCAAGTTGTATGGTATAAACAATGCAAAGAATGGGTATCTTACTTCCTACGCTATGTCCATTTTGTGGGTGCACTTCTTGTTGGAGAACGGGCTCGTAAAGTTCGTTAGACCGGCTGATGTGGAGCCTATTCCAGACTTGTCACAACAGAAAATGTCGTACTTACCCCTTTTGCGCGATGATGGGGATGGTGGTGAACGGCCTAGTGATGTTTTAAAGTCTCCAGAACTCACGATGTTGCGGGGTGCGCTTGGTGGTTTGattcccttgttttttttgtactatACAAGGATTCGGTGGGACAAAGTTGTGGTGACGCTACGGGTCCCTGGAGGGGGGCCGCCGGTAACACCTGATTCCCTTGGCTGGGTGGAGGCTAATGAAGTGAAGTGCGGCCCCCTTCGCGATCGCGTCTGGTACCGTCTGTGCATTGATGATCCGTACGAAGATAACTTTAACCTCGGCCGTCACCTATCCCCTGACAAAGCTTCCTTTGTGAAGGTGCAGTTTATGCGTGCGCTGGCGTCAATTGTAGCAGGCAGACCTCAGCAGCTGCTCGTTGACGAGCAGAAGTTTGCAGAGGAAACGATGCCTGCCTACGTGACCCGGCTTTCTGTGCAGGGGGAGTTACGCAATTTGCGACCGGTGACTGTTTCGGCGTTACGGCAGTTGTTGATAGATAGCGCAGGCGCAGACTGTGTTGCTATCTACGAAGCAAGCCACAATTGGGAGACCTTACTTGACATGGCCTCCACTCtcaacaataaaagcaaagagGGGGATGATGATGCTGAAGGAGTAACAAATAATCAAGAAGGAGAACCCCCTGACCATGTGGAGAGCTGTGAAGCACCGCGGCGGCACCTACTCTGCTCAAAAATGCATAGCATCGATGACGCATTGTTGGTAGCGGGTCCGCTCGGCGTATCCGATGCTAATATTCCTGCTGGTTTACTTGGCGTGTACTTTTTGGCACGCGGGAGGGCCTTTCGAACCGCGGAGGATCGCGACAATTTTCTGATGCACGCTGAAGCTGTATCCGCCGCGCGGGCGCGGGGATGCACGACGCGGGAGGAGATCTTAGAGAGGGTTGCGGATGCCATCCCATCAATTGTACGGAATGGCACTTTACTTGACGACCTTTTAGTTTCCGGTAGTGAGGAAAATATCACAGTGCAGTCGCCGGTTGTGGTGGAGACCCGATGTGCTGAGACTGTGCAGCGCAAAAAGTCCAAGGGTTcaaaaaaacggaagaatGCTGTACGGCGTGGGAATCATGCAGGTCAAGGGACGTGTAGCGAATGCGGTGCATCGGGCACTGATCTGTGGGAGGCATCCGACAAATCTGCGGATGATGGTCTTTACTGCGGTGCGTGCTGGAAGGCGTACAACTGTCAGAAAAACTAG
- a CDS encoding 40S ribosomal protein S24e, whose amino-acid sequence MVFQKKKAEVTVRTSQFKVNKLLNRKQFVVEVNHPGWCGTVPAKLIRNRLASLYKVADENQISVFGFKTKFGGGKTTGFGLIYDDLAAMKRIEPNYRKARLGMGKKKLPARKSVKERRNRNKKIRGKAKGKMQTKKK is encoded by the coding sequence ATGGTCTTCCAGAAGAAGAAGGCAGAGGTGACGGTGCGAACCTCGCAGTTCAAGGTGAACAAACTGCTGAACCGCAAGCAATTCGTTGTTGAGGTGAACCACCCCGGGTGGTGCGGCACTGTTCCCGCGAAACTCATTCGCAACCGCCTCGCGTCGCTCTACAAGGTCGCTGACGAGAACCAAATTTCCGTCTTTGGCTTCAAGACGAAATTCGGTGGCGGGAAAACGACTGGTTTCGGTCTTATCTATGATGACCTTGCTGCCATGAAGCGCATTGAGCCCAACTACCGTAAGGCTCGCTTGGGTATGGGTAAGAAGAAGCTTCCGGCTCGTAAGTCAGTGAAGGAACGCCGCAACCGAAACAAGAAGATTCGTGGCAAGGCGAAGGGCAAGATGCAGACAAAGAAGAAGTAA
- a CDS encoding 40S ribosomal protein S24E, putative encodes MVFQKKKAEVTVRTSQFKVNKLLNRKQFVVEVNHPGWCGTVPAKLIRNRLASLYKVADENQISVFGFKTKFGGGKTTGFGLIYDDLAAMKRIEPNYRKARLGMGKKKLPARKSVKERRNRNKKIRGKAKGKMQTKKK; translated from the coding sequence ATGGTCTTCCAGAAGAAGAAGGCGGAGGTGACGGTGCGAACCTCGCAGTTCAAGGTGAACAAACTGCTGAACCGCAAGCAATTCGTTGTTGAGGTGAACCACCCCGGGTGGTGCGGCACTGTTCCCGCGAAACTCATTCGCAACCGCCTCGCGTCGCTCTACAAGGTCGCTGACGAGAACCAAATTTCCGTCTTTGGCTTCAAGACGAAATTCGGTGGCGGGAAAACGACTGGTTTCGGTCTTATCTATGATGACCTTGCTGCCATGAAGCGCATTGAGCCCAACTACCGTAAGGCTCGCCTGGGTATGGGTAAGAAGAAGCTTCCGGCTCGTAAGTCAGTGAAGGAACGCCGCAACCGAAACAAGAAGATTCGTGGCAAGGCGAAGGGCAAGATGCAGACAAAGAAGAAGTAA